Genomic DNA from Acidobacteriota bacterium:
GGCAAGCGGGTGAACACGCGCACCTACACGCTGCTGACCGATGAGGGCGGCGGAAGCAGCATGCGGATGGGGATGCGTGTCCCCGTGCCGGGCGAGAAGGGCCCCAACTACATGGATGTCGGCCTGCGCGTGGACGCGAAAGTGCGTCCGCGGCAGGGGAACGACGTGTGGCTCTCGACGCGCTTCGAGGTCTCGAGCCTGGTGGACCAACCGCAGACGGTGAGTGGCGCGCTGCCGCTGCGCAGCGTGGAGTATTCGAATCCCGCGGTGGTCGCGCTGGGGAAGTCCACGCTATTGGCCGCGGGTGACGAACTCAACAGCCAGAAGCGCTTCGAGCTCTCCGTCACGGTGACGAAGCTGAAGTAGGGCGGAGCGGAAGGGAAGGCGCGCGTCTTTTCCTTGTTGCGCTGCGCGGGCGGCATTTCAGAAGCCTGAAGACGTGTGGGGATACGAAGAATGTGGATCAGAGACCGGCGACCGCGGGATCGCCAAGCGCGGAGATGAGCGCTTTCTGGAGCTGAGTCTCGATGTCGATGTCTTTGAAGATGACGAAGTCGGCGCGCGTCTCACCGGCATGGTCGGCGCCGGTCTGCTTGCCGGCGAGGATGACGATGGGGATGCGCGCGGTCTCGGGCTTGGCCTTGAGGGCGTCGATGAGCTGCGGGCCATCCATCTTCGGCATCTGCATGTCGGTGATGATGATGTCGGGCCGCATGGCGGCGAGCAGCTCGAGCGCCTGCACGCCATTGGTCGCCGATTCCACGGTGAAGCCGCGCTCCTCGAGGAAGCGGCACACGGTGTGGCGGATCAGCATGGAATCATCGACGACAAGGGCGGCACGAGACATAGAGTTGGATTCCTTTTATCGGCGGCGCGGGGGAACGTTCGCCGATGGTGTTGGTGGAGCTGGTGTTCGGCGTGGTGAACCAGGGGAGGGCAAACGTTAACAAAGTAGGGGCTGGGGCGCAAGCCCGCGCTGTTCCACACCAGTCCGCGGCGATGGAAGAGCGCTGGGCGGCGCCGCCTGAGGCTATTTGGACTAGGCGTCGCTGGAGGCGGTGCCTTCTTCGATGGCCATGTCTTTGAACTCGCTGGCTTCGAAGATCTCGCGGCACTCGAGGCACTCGACGAACTCGGAGTCCTCTTCACGAGCCACGATCTGCACGCGCGGGTGGGCGCAGGGCTTTTCCATAGGGGTTTCTTGGCGGGCGGTGTTCGCGGATGGATAACGTTGCGGCTGGTTCATGTCCGGATCGATGACCGGAAGTGCGGGTATTTTAGCCCTGCTTGGGAAGGTGTCAAGCGTTCCCGCAGGAA
This window encodes:
- a CDS encoding response regulator encodes the protein MSRAALVVDDSMLIRHTVCRFLEERGFTVESATNGVQALELLAAMRPDIIITDMQMPKMDGPQLIDALKAKPETARIPIVILAGKQTGADHAGETRADFVIFKDIDIETQLQKALISALGDPAVAGL